From a region of the Chlamydiales bacterium genome:
- a CDS encoding 4'-phosphopantetheinyl transferase superfamily protein, protein MEKIRFDEVEKAKILLNPDDLKRSLALVFEQDRYKFALVYAIVKFYLGSLINQPPQKLTLQRNEFGKPYLQGYPLHFNISHTKSYAFLGIHSSKQIGVDIEEMDDGIIEAAGSFLFPCEKQWLFNSFKDPGEGALALWCAKEALLKAVGIGFSANPIPRFIAMERIDEESHCLKGVAHYLPKDIEVYVYHNVLASHKIAISVL, encoded by the coding sequence TTGGAAAAGATCCGTTTTGATGAAGTCGAGAAAGCCAAAATTCTGTTAAATCCAGATGATTTAAAAAGATCGTTGGCATTAGTTTTTGAACAGGACAGATACAAATTTGCATTGGTCTATGCAATTGTGAAATTTTATCTCGGATCCCTAATTAATCAACCACCTCAAAAATTGACACTCCAACGAAACGAATTCGGAAAACCTTATTTGCAAGGCTATCCTTTGCATTTCAATATCTCTCATACAAAAAGCTACGCATTTCTAGGTATTCATTCTTCAAAACAGATAGGAGTTGACATTGAGGAGATGGATGATGGCATTATTGAAGCGGCAGGAAGTTTTCTGTTTCCTTGTGAAAAACAATGGCTTTTCAATTCCTTTAAAGATCCCGGCGAAGGGGCCTTGGCTTTATGGTGCGCAAAAGAGGCTTTGCTTAAAGCTGTCGGTATCGGTTTTTCTGCAAACCCTATCCCTCGATTTATTGCCATGGAGAGGATAGATGAAGAGAGCCATTGCTTGAAAGGGGTGGCGCATTACCTTCCCAAGGATATAGAGGTGTATGTGTATCACAATGTATTAGCCAGCCATAAGATTGCGATTTCTGTCCTTTGA
- a CDS encoding Lpg1974 family pore-forming outer membrane protein, protein MKNKITLTLPAILTLFTSIVHGSSTNKQLSTLECVNFRNPAYCQDDVQISGELLYWKTNVQIPYALTHESSVSPNIDTNQKIQNVSFDYNPGFRIGAGYKFSENQWDTNVIWTYFQETDHSSVFRTDTIDVHTLWDVGTASGILSATSATAGFTQNFQTLDAVLGKTFFPNKPTILRYFIGIKGALIKEKENIFYNGTSNGDGLPLSSTVTLTNDFKGIGLTNGLNATWNIAEGWSLYGKGEFAALWGNFDLEQNYFFQGTTTDFPVPFTINNQNTIYALKMNLVTAIGVAWKYRFNNAALLTLSFGYEFNYWPNQVLLANFFENDQNLNGGLALLFQQPSDVGIHGFVLKAGLDF, encoded by the coding sequence ATGAAAAATAAAATAACACTTACATTACCTGCTATTTTAACCTTGTTTACCTCAATAGTGCATGGAAGCTCTACAAATAAGCAATTAAGCACATTAGAGTGTGTTAATTTTAGAAATCCTGCTTATTGTCAAGATGACGTTCAAATATCTGGTGAATTACTTTATTGGAAAACAAATGTTCAAATTCCTTATGCTCTCACTCATGAATCTTCAGTTTCTCCAAATATCGATACAAATCAAAAAATTCAAAATGTTTCATTTGATTACAACCCTGGCTTTAGAATAGGTGCTGGCTATAAATTCTCTGAAAATCAATGGGATACGAACGTCATTTGGACCTATTTTCAAGAAACGGACCATAGTTCTGTATTTAGAACAGATACAATAGACGTGCATACTCTATGGGATGTTGGTACTGCCTCAGGAATACTTTCAGCAACATCTGCAACGGCGGGTTTTACTCAGAACTTTCAAACTCTGGATGCAGTATTAGGGAAAACTTTTTTTCCGAACAAACCTACAATTTTACGTTATTTTATAGGAATAAAAGGTGCTTTGATAAAAGAAAAAGAAAATATTTTTTATAATGGCACTAGCAATGGAGATGGACTACCTCTATCTTCTACTGTAACTTTAACAAATGATTTCAAGGGGATCGGATTAACCAATGGCCTCAATGCAACATGGAATATTGCAGAGGGTTGGAGTCTATATGGAAAAGGAGAATTTGCTGCTTTGTGGGGTAATTTCGATTTAGAACAAAACTATTTTTTTCAAGGAACTACAACAGATTTTCCTGTGCCTTTTACAATAAACAACCAAAATACTATTTACGCTCTTAAAATGAATCTCGTTACTGCAATTGGTGTAGCATGGAAATATCGATTTAACAATGCAGCATTGCTTACATTGAGTTTTGGATATGAATTCAATTATTGGCCCAACCAAGTTCTTCTGGCCAATTTTTTCGAAAATGACCAGAATTTAAATGGAGGTTTAGCGCTCTTATTTCAGCAACCAAGTGACGTAGGCATTCATGGATTTGTCTTGAAGGCTGGATTAGATTTTTAA